A stretch of the Candidatus Zixiibacteriota bacterium genome encodes the following:
- a CDS encoding pitrilysin family protein, giving the protein MWPVKILRVTFTALIFTVSAIIAASNCLANDTVYWLDNGMEVILVENHSSPMIASIIFVKSGSKYESEFENDMTHFLEHLLFDGTVNLSRQELDQSIRDLGGYINAFTRKELTAYLVLMPKQYINYGLTVQADMLFNSIFPEDELAKERRVVLEEIKKDMDSPTFAAEEFFTEKAYAGTPYNCPVLGYEAFIENIPRDAIIDYWKRYYTPGNMTVLIIGDFETDRLKNSLQRIFGSIPDSANVPPAADTTLPTMPTPTGAIEGQNVFDTIAGVTSTHINCSFAAPRFSDDDYLAVDLLSQYLGMDDISPLMIDLKGGADPIASEAYVSLNTTAEFSRLEISAITENPANVDRIIQTILGNLKAIPSHLADNEAIDGIKTSVKCQNIYNAEKLHYLGFMIAPMMGSAGWDFIQSYPENLAKVQWSDCRQAAAKWLFEPNYIATIVRPVTDSAQVPYRPGGPSAEQVTAYFDTTRFAQYDLSKGYPLEYEVTDSVTFELEDHARYVSEVLDNGLTVIIKSNPDTRVFAMNIIGKNRTASEPDGKAGITDFVNRCIEKGTLTRNSAELSRDLARIGANVTLYDNPWIPYDDRYTQRPYSFMKFETIDDFAEKGFNLFTEMILYPSFDSTDVENVRNSMLGLLGRNASSPREVALNAFHSTLFEGEAYAKPIMGSPMTVSSITAEELRNYHAMFYSPSNMILSIVTNLPADQVKQWVDNRFGRLSYPPFSSPEAQRPEPFFKTKINHTELEKQQIYLYMGCVLPEVGSPDAAAIDVATTILNNRLYLNLREKQGLAYTVGAASSFDRNFGWFYTVMGTGSENYQTAIDGIILQIDKLSLDGPMTDEVIAARNQLWGSLMRAKLSSINQAYYLGVDNFLGRGLRYDSELIASLARIDIAAVRRVASKYFRTDIYVLASAGKKQ; this is encoded by the coding sequence ATGTGGCCAGTCAAGATATTACGAGTAACATTTACCGCACTAATATTCACAGTCAGCGCCATCATTGCAGCCTCAAATTGCCTCGCCAACGACACCGTCTACTGGCTCGACAACGGCATGGAGGTCATTCTAGTGGAAAACCACTCCTCCCCCATGATCGCCTCCATAATCTTTGTTAAATCTGGAAGCAAATATGAGTCCGAATTCGAAAACGATATGACCCATTTTCTGGAACATCTGCTTTTCGATGGTACTGTCAACCTCTCCCGGCAAGAATTGGATCAGTCAATCCGCGACCTTGGGGGTTATATTAATGCCTTCACCCGCAAGGAACTTACCGCCTACCTTGTACTGATGCCAAAACAATACATCAATTACGGCCTGACGGTTCAGGCGGACATGCTTTTCAACTCGATATTTCCCGAAGACGAATTAGCCAAGGAGCGCCGGGTCGTCCTCGAAGAAATAAAAAAAGACATGGATTCCCCAACCTTCGCCGCCGAAGAGTTCTTCACGGAAAAAGCGTATGCCGGTACTCCCTATAATTGCCCGGTGCTCGGCTACGAAGCCTTCATCGAAAATATCCCCCGGGATGCCATCATCGATTACTGGAAAAGATACTACACCCCCGGCAATATGACCGTCCTGATAATAGGAGATTTCGAAACCGATAGGCTGAAAAACAGCCTGCAGAGAATTTTCGGCTCCATACCGGATTCCGCCAACGTCCCACCGGCCGCAGATACCACTCTCCCGACGATGCCGACGCCAACGGGCGCAATCGAGGGGCAAAACGTGTTCGACACAATAGCCGGCGTCACCTCTACCCACATAAACTGCTCCTTCGCAGCGCCGCGTTTTTCCGATGATGACTACCTGGCTGTCGATCTGCTGAGTCAGTACCTCGGCATGGATGATATTTCTCCTCTCATGATAGATCTCAAAGGCGGCGCCGACCCGATCGCTTCCGAAGCGTATGTTTCGCTCAACACGACCGCCGAGTTCTCTCGCCTCGAAATCTCAGCCATAACGGAAAATCCGGCCAATGTTGACAGAATCATTCAGACAATCCTTGGTAACCTGAAAGCAATACCATCACACCTGGCCGATAACGAGGCTATCGATGGCATCAAAACATCGGTCAAGTGCCAGAACATATACAATGCGGAGAAACTACACTACCTGGGATTCATGATTGCCCCCATGATGGGCTCTGCGGGATGGGACTTTATCCAGTCATACCCGGAGAATCTCGCCAAGGTACAATGGAGCGACTGCCGCCAGGCCGCGGCAAAATGGCTTTTTGAGCCGAACTATATCGCCACCATCGTCCGTCCGGTTACCGACTCCGCCCAGGTCCCCTACCGTCCCGGCGGCCCATCAGCCGAACAGGTTACCGCCTACTTTGACACCACACGGTTCGCGCAGTATGACCTGAGTAAGGGATACCCTCTTGAATACGAAGTAACCGACTCGGTAACCTTCGAACTGGAAGATCACGCGCGATACGTCAGCGAAGTCCTCGATAACGGCCTGACTGTAATTATCAAATCCAACCCCGATACGCGTGTGTTCGCCATGAATATCATAGGTAAGAACAGAACGGCCAGCGAGCCCGACGGTAAAGCCGGCATCACCGACTTCGTTAATCGATGCATCGAGAAAGGCACTCTCACCCGCAATTCCGCCGAGTTGTCCAGAGATCTTGCCAGGATCGGGGCCAACGTCACTCTCTACGATAATCCGTGGATACCTTATGACGACCGATACACTCAACGACCCTATTCCTTCATGAAGTTTGAGACTATCGATGATTTCGCCGAGAAGGGGTTCAACCTTTTCACCGAGATGATCCTGTATCCGTCTTTTGACTCGACCGATGTTGAAAACGTGAGAAATTCCATGCTGGGATTGCTCGGCCGCAACGCCTCTTCGCCGCGAGAGGTCGCCCTCAACGCGTTTCACTCCACCCTGTTTGAGGGTGAGGCCTATGCCAAACCCATTATGGGCAGCCCGATGACAGTCTCGTCAATCACCGCCGAAGAGCTAAGAAATTACCATGCCATGTTTTACTCGCCTTCAAATATGATTCTTTCGATTGTCACCAACCTGCCGGCGGATCAGGTGAAGCAATGGGTCGACAATCGCTTTGGAAGGCTGAGCTATCCGCCGTTCTCCTCGCCCGAAGCGCAGCGGCCGGAACCATTCTTTAAGACAAAGATCAATCACACCGAACTTGAAAAGCAGCAGATCTATCTTTATATGGGATGTGTCCTGCCGGAAGTTGGCAGCCCCGATGCTGCCGCTATTGATGTCGCCACTACTATTCTCAATAATCGATTGTACCTCAATCTTCGCGAAAAACAGGGTCTCGCTTATACCGTCGGCGCCGCGTCGTCTTTCGACCGCAATTTCGGCTGGTTCTACACTGTGATGGGAACCGGCTCGGAGAATTATCAGACGGCGATTGACGGTATTATTCTGCAGATTGACAAGTTGTCGCTCGATGGGCCAATGACCGACGAAGTAATCGCGGCGAGAAACCAACTGTGGGGAAGTCTGATGCGGGCCAAGCTTTCGAGTATCAATCAGGCCTATTATCTTGGCGTTGACAACTTTCTCGGCCGCGGTTTACGCTATGATTCTGAGCTGATAGCGTCTCTTGCCCGAATTGACATCGCTGCGGTTCGACGGGTCGCGTCAAAATATTTCCGCACGGATATCTACGTGTTGGCCTCAGCTGGTAAGAAGCAGTAA